Within the Eucalyptus grandis isolate ANBG69807.140 chromosome 1, ASM1654582v1, whole genome shotgun sequence genome, the region aaatgacCAAATCCATGAACTATCTCACCAATCTCATGAATTTGATAAGATGAAGCAGAAAAAACCATGGACTTCTAGAGAGATCATTTTAACTTCTTATAGACaatgtctttttcttcttgaaaagaTAGCAcaaaaagttcataaactttaGCCTCATatgtaatataatatttaaaattttaatttgtttaatgtagtcttgaaattattttgaaatattcaatatgattttcaaaattttaatttatttaatctagtctctcaattttctataaatatgtcaaaaactttcataattactttatcatttgaatttttaaatttctttcagTTCAATCTATTTccttttatcaaaaaattacttctttttttttaccttttcagTCATAGTAAATATATCGATTGTTCCATTCTAGTATAGTTTAGCTTATGATCTTCATACTAGTaaaagaaaaccatttagaactATATCAAGCTGATATTCTtgctattttaattttctaatttataggtttaactaaatttaattaaaagtcacgaaacacaaaaacttgaaaatttatcTACTAAAATTAGGAACAAAATTTAGATTTATATGAGCACAAGAATCTAAATATAATTCAGTAtcattattaaatatatttatgaaaaaacttaattttaaatttaaaggaATATGGATAGATAAAACTTTAAATGAGGTTATATTTCTAGCATTATAGAGATCGTGAATCAAAAATACATTTAAATGGAACTAtagtaatatttatattaacCCAAAGACAGCATTTTATTTGTTGATTCAGGAAATGGATTTAAATTATAAGATATTTAAAATTATGAGCAACGGtgtaattatgaaaacttgtTAAAAGTGCTGAATGATTGATTTAATTTTGTTATGGActaaattcaataaattaaaagtttagtaACTAGATTGAATATTATGAATGTTTCAAGAATAACATGGAATGAATTAGAAGTTCATGAATGACATGgcacattaaatcaaaattaagGAATTATTCGTATTATTTCCCTTCTTTTCCCCACGAGATTCAATGTGTGCACAATCAAATGCATGCGTTTGAAGGGGGGAAAAATGATCATGCGCATACACGGTCCAAAAGAGTCATTTCGACACAAATTGACCTTTAGCTTATCCTCTGTTGTGCCCCACTAAAATAACCATTTCGAAGTGGAGCAACCATAGCTATCATTGCATTCCAATATTCCATAGTGAAAAAGGACCTATCAAGAAGATGCGTGTGGGAAGAATCAGTTGATTGAGAAATGTGCCTATGGGACTACTCCCAGTCCACGATGAGATCATACATACAAGTTGGCCTTTTCACTCTTAgcatatgttttttttcccccGGTCAAATTAGcatatgtttatttaaatttaagaattttccaCATATTAATCTCCTGCACTTCTATGCTTTTGATTTGCTGAAATTGATTAGTTGACAGAAAATCATTTGCAGCGCATTTGATTTGCTATtgattaattaacaaaaaatcattcagtcAATTGAAATATACATACTTgaagttaggaaaatgaatttcctaacctaaaaaattaaaaggtatTTTCCTCAAAAAAGATTTCTTAGAAGGCATTTTCCTTTGCTGAAAATACACCCTTAGGTTAACACTTCGCAGAGATCAGTCTATAATCATGTAAATCGCTAAGAAATACATATTGGTGAATTGAGTGTTCTGCAAACTTGTGGACAAAAATCAATACATAATCATGTGATCCAGATGAAATATCTAGGCGAATTACATGAATGGTAATTCCACTCCCCAGTATTAACTCGGGCTTACCAAAACTCCCGTCTTACAGTCATTTCCAATATCGACAAGCTTATTGTTCTTTCCCCACACCATGAACAATCTGAGGCTTCTTCTACAGCTGACAAACAGATCGGATCATCATCTCATCTCACCCTACTTAATCCCCCGTTCTGATCAAGGATTTAGCAGTCGCGAGACAGTTCAAGTCACAAGAAGTATAATGTCAGGCACACCGCCAGATCGCCACAAGTATCTTGTAGAAATTAGCTCTATATTCCATTGTGGCACCTCCAGAGTCTCTGCAACTAAAGCTCATTGCTGTACATGTGTGGCTTGGTTAATAAATTCCAGAAGCAAAACTCAGCCAACTCAGTGTCATGACAAGAGACACAATGCAACTCAATTGGGAAGCTGACGAAGCAGGAGGGCCTGAAGGCACGGCACCGAACACCGTGGCCCCACTAGAGTTCGTGGTGTTCAAGATTGATGAAGCTGTGCTGCAGATTTCACACATACACATAAATGAGACATTTTTGACAGTGAAGACCCCTAAATTTTTTGTGAGAAAATCATAAAGGAAAGTTCAGACATAAAGTTGGGAAATTTCACCTTGTGGATTGAAATTGACACGTAGAAGTACCTGGAAATCACGAGGatggacagaaaaaaaaaatcagcaaaggGAGATGTCAAATGGGCCTTTGCCCACATACCGGAATCAGATGATTGACCGCAGAAAGTGATATGCAATGAACAGATTAAGAAGATCAAATGGAAAACTTATTGTTCACACGAAATGTTTTATGCTCCAGTGGATTCATCTGATGGTTTTTCTCAACCCACCTAGTTTCCAATATCACAAAgttgtcatcattttttttttccctttctttctagTCTGGGTGACTTGCTGCCTGTGCCAGAACAACATACTATTATTCTTTTTGGTACACGAGACAACAGGCTGTGTTTCTTAAAATGAACGAATTGTTGTGTTATTACATTACTTCAGCTGGGTAGGCAGGCAACTTTCTGATCCTGATTGGCTCTGCAACAACTgctaaaactttttttcttaaaaggaaattgggatTCTTTATCAGGCAAGAGGGTCAATGCTTAACGCTGATGTTGGCAGCCCAAGCAGCAtctttgggcttgggcctaaATCATCTGCTCTACTTTTGCAGATGGGGAAGTGAATGGCAAAAACCTAGGAAGTAATGTCACGTGAAACACTAGGAAGGCTTCAAACTTATCCCACCAAACCTACTTATTAAATCACACTCAGTAAAAACAAATCAACATTGTCTGAGATATGGAACTACTTATGCAAGGGTCAAAAGTAAAACTAAGAGAGCTTACTTGGATCAGTGCTGGTAACGACGGCTGTTCCTCCAAAGCTACAGCTTGTGGGAACAGGATTCTTCTGATAATACTTGTTGAATGCATAAGACGCGTGATCGTGCACCGTGTTTGGGTAATAACAGCTCCCACCGGGCTGAATTCCCGAGCAATCGGCCCCACCGTACCCACAGGCATAGTCCAGGGCGACTTGCAGAGCAGTCTGAGACACGCTCTGGCTCGCAATGCACCAGCTGGAACTCAAAGATGGGGGCGGAGTCGCCATGGCCGGGTACGTGATGGGGCTGATCACGGCCGGTGGGGCCAATTCAGGGTTCGACGTCGGGTTAACCACCGGATCGGCGGAAGCGAAAGGTGCCGGATTCATGGTGGGGACAGTTGTGACTGGATCGGTGATGTCCTTTTGGCCGGAAGGTGAGGAGGTGGGGTACTTTTTTCCCTGGGCTATTTCATTGGCGTATCCAACTGCTTCCTTCCTTGTCGCAAGCGACCCTGAACCTGAAGGTGTCAACAAAAGTTAAAGCGGGGCtttgctttatttcttctttgtacATAACCATTCTTTAACAGTAAAAGAGAACGCTACCAGTCTTGTACTGCCTCTACTGAACATTAGGTACCGAAACTGAATTCAGAAACACGCCTCCAGCCAaatccctctttttctttttcctttttcttcacaCCCCTTTTTCTGTCtataaaatttcaattgacTCTCTGACACATCTCCTATATTTTTCCACAGGGAACGGCCTGGTTACACACGACACGATTAAGACAACGGTACTGAAACTCGAATGTGGAATTACTGATCTAGTAGTAGGAATACGATTAACAGCCATTTAGAACCAAGAGGGTAAAGTGGGGGacaagggaagaaaataaaggGGGGCTTCGTGATTTGAATACTGCCACCATTGGACCAAAAGGTCAAACAATCAAACGGCGCAAGGGaataaaatatttctctttatttttcagcATTCAAAAGGGTGTGGTGTGCAGGGAACCATCACTGTAGAGACTCCGGAATTCTATGAGCACCAGAGTGTCTTCACATGAAACAAATCCACGGAGACCACCCCCCCCGAACCGAACCGACGAAACAATCAGGCCTCGCGATCCGCCGCTAATCATGCAACGGGCACTATGCAGAGGGGACCCATTTGACAGCTCGCGATTCATTTGGTCCCGGAAAGCTAAAAATCAAACTGCTCGATTTACTGCCAAAGGAAGGACAGCTAGCGAAAACACATGGAGCTGGGACGGTGGAAATACGGTACGAACCGGTTCGAGCGCTCGCAGGGtcgacccaagaaaaaaaattccagaGAGAAGCAAGCATTAAGAGAGAAACGCGGGAGTGTTTTCACCTGAGCATAGGAGGAGATGGCATAGCAGGATTATTGCGTAGCGCACACGCTTTCCACCCATATATATTCTTCCAATCTCGCCagcctcccttcttcttcttcctcttcttgcgACGAAAGGAGACGAAAAGCTCTCACAGCACCTCAGACGGGGGAGATAGCGGGGGGTCTGGTCGAAAGGGGATGGTGGGTTTTATACCCTTTGGCGCAAAGATGATAACTTGAacagagggagggagagagaaggaaggagaagagagacattaggagagagagagagagagagaaagaggtggGTGGAGACAGGGGAGGAAGGAGGGGAAGGCGCAAAAAGGAGGGAAAAGGTGGGGGAAGGGGAGAGGGGGATTTGAGAGGAAAGTGAGGCAAAggcaaaaattagttttttcgGAGATGTTAAGTTTTGGGTGCGTGGGATGTGCGAGACTCGGAATGATGTGATTGTAATGATGGCGGTGATGCTTGTTGCGCGCTCACccattttcacttttcttttcttctaatttGGCCTCTCTTTTGAATTAGGGTTTATTTTGGAAATGACGAGATTCGGAAGATCTGCACCGTCCTATCGTGCATTCCGATCTTTAAATTACTTTCAAAACTAAATACATATTTGACTCTTTTGCTAGATCAAGCACCACATCTTTTGTGCCGATATGGATCGCCAACTTAGCATCGTTATCtactccccctctctctctctctcttcagttGCTCGtcttgttgtttttttttccgcCCCAACCATCGTGGTCGTTTGGCAAATTTGACGTGGCGCTGCCGCACCTCACCACAATCATCACACCCCTAATTCGATTCCTCACTCCACTTGTTGACGCTACATCTCGAGAGGAGTTACAGCACTGGGACCTATTTTGGGGTATCGCTCGAGATCGTGTGAACTTTATATTTGAAATAGTGTGCACACATATCAGGAGATACAAGGGTGGGTTTGGCAATAATTTGCCAAAAGCCCTTTGGAGTTCCAAACTCCcttaaataaatgcaaacaacGTATGACAAAATAATTGAAGAGTTTTGACTTGCAATTCCAAAACCCTTTAATCTAAGGCTGGCTCGGAATTACTTTGAGTTTTGAGCATTTTTggaatgtaaatatttttttcttccaattttgtcaTTGCTAGACTTTCATAATTACGGAGATTCCTAAAAATTTCTAACGTTGTTAGCAAAGGCATCCGACAATAGCCATCTGAGATTGGGCAACCTCAGGTAATGCTTGAGTCACATGACCTCAAATGAGGCTAATTGGCAGCTGTTGAGTTTCACCGAAAAGGTctaagaattatttttaaaaaaaacaaaagtcctttacatattatagttatatttccaaatgatatttaagtcaaattacttcttaatatatttataaattacaCTTGGTCAAATACTAATTACTTTTGGAAAAACCCTTTTACCTAGATTGTTTAACGCTTTTGCCAAAATTTATCCTCAAAACCGAATCAAACGCATGTCAGGGCCTCGGTTCCAATCAACCTCATTCACTTCAGTGATATTCCATTTCGGGGGGGGGGGCACCATCATAAGTGCTGGAATGGCTTTCTCAAAGCAATTTGTCCTGGCGTTAATCAAGTGACCACACTTCATGGGGGAGCCTAACACAAAGAGTTGCTTAAagcattttttccttcttcggCTCCCACGTCCGTCGGTCCATGGAGGACCCCATCACCTCCGCTTCGCTTTCTccctatcttttccttttctgctttGCAAAGAACCATCATCACCTTGGGTCCTTTTCCCTCTATTTCGACAGGCGACAATGCCGACCCGATTTGATGTATGCAGAGATTGCTCTGCCACGACCACGAGGGTCGAGGACCAAGTCCGCTAATTGTGTCGCTTGTTGACTGGACATAGACCCGGATACTCCTTTCCCCCCTCTTCCTAATCTAGATCTCCAACACCATGATGTATACGGGGCAACATCACATGGGAGTACTGGCGCTTCCAACTAAACCCGTCGCCCGTCCcacagaagaaaaaagaggttaAGCCCGTCACGCTCAGAACAGTACGGTGAATTTGACCCTTTCTTGCTGCGGTCCACACGTTACACGTTTGCCGTTCATCTTGAACACATCTAGATCGATTTGCATAGTGAGACCATGTATTGAAAGCATAATGCGATGACCTGTAATCATTGCCTTGCCGATTGTTACATATCTCTATCAATTCGACAATGCAATTAGTTCGAAAGTCGATGCACGATGAAAACGACATATCAATGGATCGCGAGAAATACGAATTCAATATTggcatgaattaaaaaaaaaaaaaacataaataggAATTGTTAGGAGCATGCTGATGAGTGATGATGATAGAAAGTCAAGAAAAGCCATCATTAGCAAAGCATTAGCATCCTGAATTAGATATACTATTGAATCACCGTTATAAATACGACAAGCGTATGGTTAGAATATAAAGAAATGGATTAGTGGAAATATGGTCCTTAAAGCGGACGGTCCAAAGTCCTCAAATCCCAATCAAATCCTTCTCTTTTGACCTGTGGGACAAGAAAATATACCTATGCGTAATTTATAATATTCCCCTAGACCCTCTTTTGTAGCTTTAGCTAAAGGCCCGGCTTAATTGTTGCTCGCGTTTGTTCAAAATTTGTcgtatttttcaatttttatctatttatttttttgccaaaaggGATTTATTGATGGAGACCGAGAAGTGTATATTATATTTCGAGAAGAGGGTATCCTACGACAATAATTGGATTGTGTAGGTgctgctttttttctttttcttttttttcactttctctttcGGAGGATGTATTGAATCTTGGTGGACCGAAATCTATGAGGGCATCTTATCCTTTTTAGTGTATTGGAAGCACAAAACAGGAGTTGTTTATGTTATCTTGGGCGGTCTGGTGTCCAAAGTTGCAATTGCACGGTGCAAAGACTAGCTTTAAGGGTGtcgagagaaaagaaggaaggaaagaaattatGTGCGAAGCACAAAATTATGCCCTTAATTAATCCGAAATTAAGCAGCATCTTAGCTTGTTTAAGCTaattgaagaggaaaaaattaTCCTCAGCTTAGAAATTGTACTCTATTTCTTGTTAATAAAGGGAGTGGAATAGccaaaggagaaaaggaaaaagaaatcatcGAATACTTTTAAGGACTAATATTAtgtaaaaatctaaattaatacatttatcataaatttactccaaactaaccAAAAATATAAACTCATATACTCGTGACAATACTCttaattagttttcattaaattttattatcaaattactaaattggatAACATATGATGGTTGATGGAtgtattaatttgtgattttactctttACTTGTCATATATGTACCCATCTATGATTTTTCGTGAtgttaatataatataacaaaaattaacgAAGGGTATATTTGTAAAAAAACGTAcgaatttagggtttttttattgttaaaaaattagtttatggtaaatttgtcacaaatttattagttttgagtttttttggaTATTATTAATCCATATTTTAAAATGCATGAACAATAAAA harbors:
- the LOC104441870 gene encoding PLASMODESMATA CALLOSE-BINDING PROTEIN 5 isoform X1, whose amino-acid sequence is MGGKRVRYAIILLCHLLLCSGSGSLATRKEAVGYANEIAQGKKYPTSSPSGQKDITDPVTTVPTMNPAPFASADPVVNPTSNPELAPPAVISPITYPAMATPPPSLSSSWCIASQSVSQTALQVALDYACGYGGADCSGIQPGGSCYYPNTVHDHASYAFNKYYQKNPVPTSCSFGGTAVVTSTDPSTSTCQFQSTSTASSILNTTNSSGATVFGAVPSGPPASSASQLSCIVSLVMTLSWLSFASGIY
- the LOC104441870 gene encoding major pollen allergen Ole e 10 isoform X2; this translates as MGGKRVRYAIILLCHLLLCSGSGSLATRKEAVGYANEIAQGKKYPTSSPSGQKDITDPVTTVPTMNPAPFASADPVVNPTSNPELAPPAVISPITYPAMATPPPSLSSSWCIASQSVSQTALQVALDYACGYGGADCSGIQPGGSCYYPNTVHDHASYAFNKYYQKNPVPTSCSFGGTAVVTSTDPSTSTCQFQSTSFINLEHHEL